The following are encoded in a window of Flavobacteriales bacterium genomic DNA:
- a CDS encoding S9 family peptidase, translating into MLHMRYISMVAGLALLIPATFLHAQKTLTNRDIWAGPLFSAEYVGGLVSMNDGLHYTSLEADGGEAVVARYAYRTGRKVDDILRGGELLPPGASAPIDIDGYSFSGDEKKVMVETGSERLYRYSYFAHHYVFDRATRKLTPLSDPNGPKQRLATFSPDGKRAAFVRENDLYIVDLATMKETRVTTDGMWNKVLNGATDWVYEEEFTLVQGYAWSPKGTKLIFLRSDESEVREFNMAMYQGQLYPRDVRFKYPKAGEDNSRVSLHVYEIGSGITFTIPHDAEYIPRLGFTANDDMPWFMRMDRLQRVKEILTADLSKRMLPPPTTVVYRETSATYVEVTDDLHFTADGKGFVLSSERDGWNHVYHVPFGGQPRALTSGAWDVAEVKGIDEKGRRVIFTSSQGGPAQQEVQAVTLDGKRITRLSPMGGVNDAEFSTGFRFFINTRSTANDPPVITLHDGNGRLVSTLKDNERLRRNVAEYGLMPKEFFSFTTEAGVTLNGWMIKPRGFQSRERYPVFMTQYSGPNSNQVQDVFGGRNHLWYSLLAHKGYLVVCVDGRGTGRRGREFRHMTYGQLGKYETEDQIAAARWLTQQPWVDAERIGIQGWSYGGYMSSLCITKGADLFKAAIAVAPVSNWRYYDTIYTERYMGLPNDNASGYDDNSPINHVDKLRGKYLLIHGMADDNVHFQNAAEMVNALVKANKQFDQFAYPDRNHGIYGGTTRLHLYELMTEWLERNL; encoded by the coding sequence ATGCTTCACATGCGATACATCTCCATGGTGGCGGGCCTGGCCCTGCTGATCCCCGCCACTTTCCTCCACGCACAGAAGACCCTCACCAACAGGGACATCTGGGCCGGTCCGTTGTTCTCCGCCGAATACGTGGGCGGCCTGGTCAGCATGAACGACGGGCTGCACTACACCTCCCTGGAGGCCGATGGCGGGGAGGCGGTGGTCGCACGCTACGCGTACCGCACGGGCAGGAAAGTGGACGACATCCTGCGCGGAGGCGAACTTCTTCCACCAGGCGCCTCCGCGCCGATCGACATCGACGGCTACAGCTTCAGCGGCGATGAGAAGAAGGTGATGGTGGAAACGGGCTCCGAGCGCTTGTACCGTTACAGCTACTTCGCCCACCACTATGTGTTCGATCGCGCCACGCGGAAATTGACACCGCTCTCCGATCCAAACGGCCCCAAGCAACGGCTGGCCACCTTCAGCCCCGACGGCAAGCGTGCCGCCTTCGTGCGCGAGAACGACCTCTACATCGTGGACCTGGCGACCATGAAGGAAACCCGCGTGACCACCGACGGCATGTGGAACAAAGTGCTGAACGGCGCCACCGACTGGGTCTACGAGGAGGAATTCACGCTGGTGCAGGGCTACGCCTGGAGCCCCAAAGGCACCAAGCTGATCTTCCTGCGCAGCGACGAAAGCGAAGTCCGCGAGTTCAACATGGCCATGTACCAGGGCCAGCTCTATCCGCGTGACGTGCGCTTCAAGTACCCGAAGGCCGGTGAGGACAACAGCCGGGTGAGCCTGCATGTGTACGAGATCGGCAGCGGCATCACCTTCACCATCCCGCACGATGCGGAATACATCCCGCGCCTCGGGTTCACCGCGAACGACGACATGCCCTGGTTCATGCGCATGGACCGCCTGCAACGTGTGAAGGAGATCCTTACCGCCGACCTGTCCAAACGCATGCTGCCGCCGCCCACCACGGTGGTGTACCGCGAAACGAGCGCCACCTACGTGGAAGTGACCGACGACCTGCATTTCACCGCGGACGGCAAGGGTTTCGTGCTCTCCAGCGAGCGCGATGGCTGGAACCACGTGTACCATGTGCCCTTCGGTGGTCAGCCCCGGGCGCTCACCTCCGGCGCGTGGGACGTGGCCGAAGTGAAGGGCATCGACGAGAAGGGGCGGCGCGTGATCTTCACCTCCAGCCAGGGCGGACCGGCGCAACAGGAGGTCCAGGCCGTGACGCTCGATGGGAAGAGGATCACTCGGCTCTCGCCCATGGGCGGTGTGAACGACGCGGAATTCAGCACGGGCTTCCGTTTTTTCATCAACACGCGCAGCACGGCGAACGATCCGCCGGTGATCACCCTGCACGATGGCAACGGCCGCTTGGTGAGCACATTGAAGGACAATGAACGGCTGCGGCGCAACGTGGCCGAATATGGCCTGATGCCCAAGGAGTTCTTCTCCTTCACCACCGAAGCGGGCGTTACGCTGAACGGCTGGATGATCAAGCCCAGGGGATTCCAGAGCCGCGAACGCTACCCGGTGTTCATGACGCAGTACAGCGGACCCAACAGCAACCAGGTGCAGGACGTGTTCGGCGGCCGCAACCACTTGTGGTATTCCCTGCTGGCGCACAAGGGCTACCTCGTGGTGTGTGTGGACGGGCGCGGCACCGGCCGGCGCGGGCGCGAATTCCGGCACATGACCTATGGGCAGCTCGGCAAGTACGAGACCGAGGACCAGATCGCCGCGGCGCGCTGGCTGACGCAACAACCCTGGGTGGACGCGGAACGCATCGGGATCCAGGGCTGGAGCTACGGCGGCTACATGAGCAGCCTGTGCATCACCAAGGGCGCCGACCTCTTCAAGGCCGCCATCGCCGTGGCCCCCGTGAGCAACTGGCGCTACTACGACACCATCTACACCGAGCGCTACATGGGCCTGCCCAATGACAATGCCTCCGGTTACGACGACAACAGCCCCATCAACCACGTGGACAAACTGCGCGGCAAATACCTGCTCATCCACGGCATGGCCGACGACAACGTGCACTTCCAGAACGCCGCCGAAATGGTCAACGCGCTGGTGAAGGCCAACAAGCAGTTCGACCAGTTCGCCTACCCGGACCGCAACCACGGCATCTACGGCGGCACCACGCGCCTGCACCTGTATGAGCTGATGACCGAATGGCTGGAACGCAACCTCTGA
- a CDS encoding deoxyhypusine synthase family protein → MSQRPISDFIEKYYLHFNAAALVDAAKGYKEHLGQGRKMMITLAGAMSTGELGKILAEMIRQGKVDIISCTGANLEEDVMNLVAHDHYERIPNYRDLTPEQERALLDRGMNRVTDTCIPEHEAFRRLEKHVTDLWTADDKSGNRRFPHEYFYAMINSGVLQQYYQIDPKDSWMVAAAERNLPIICPGWEDSTLGNIFAGHCISGDCKPGMMKSGIEYMMFLAEWYTNNCGEDGIGFFQIGGGIAGDFPICVVPMLHQDLQRDGIPFWSYFCQISDSTTSYGSYSGAVPNEKITWGKLDIGTPKFIIESDATIVAPLIFAYVLDM, encoded by the coding sequence ATGAGCCAACGACCGATCAGTGATTTCATCGAGAAGTACTACCTGCACTTCAACGCCGCCGCGCTGGTGGATGCCGCGAAGGGCTACAAGGAACATCTGGGCCAGGGCCGCAAGATGATGATCACCCTGGCCGGCGCCATGAGCACCGGCGAACTCGGAAAGATCCTGGCCGAGATGATCCGCCAGGGCAAGGTGGACATCATCAGCTGCACCGGTGCGAACCTGGAGGAGGACGTGATGAACCTGGTGGCACACGACCACTATGAGCGCATCCCCAACTACCGCGACCTCACCCCCGAGCAGGAGCGTGCGTTACTGGACCGCGGTATGAACCGCGTGACCGACACCTGCATCCCCGAGCATGAGGCCTTCCGACGCCTGGAGAAGCACGTGACCGACCTGTGGACCGCCGACGACAAGAGCGGCAACAGACGTTTTCCGCATGAGTACTTCTACGCCATGATCAACAGTGGCGTGTTGCAGCAGTATTACCAGATCGATCCCAAGGACAGTTGGATGGTGGCCGCCGCCGAACGGAACCTGCCGATCATCTGCCCCGGTTGGGAGGACAGCACCTTGGGCAACATCTTCGCTGGGCATTGCATCAGCGGCGACTGCAAGCCGGGCATGATGAAGAGCGGCATCGAATACATGATGTTCCTGGCGGAATGGTACACCAACAACTGCGGCGAGGACGGCATCGGCTTCTTCCAGATCGGGGGTGGCATCGCCGGCGATTTCCCCATCTGCGTGGTGCCCATGCTGCACCAGGACCTGCAGCGGGACGGCATCCCCTTCTGGAGCTACTTCTGCCAGATCAGCGACAGCACCACCAGCTACGGCAGTTACAGCGGCGCCGTGCCCAACGAGAAGATCACCTGGGGCAAGCTCGACATCGGCACGCCGAAATTCATCATCGAAAGTGACGCCACCATCGTCGCGCCCCTCATATTTGCGTACGTCCTCGACATGTGA
- a CDS encoding VOC family protein encodes MDGRFHLAIATTDLKRMKAFYGSFLGLKEGRSAATWVDYDFFGHQLTIQEVPLTYRTARVYNPQSSVPSNHWGVVLNIADWRRLRDKVKKLGIAFLIEPNTVMKGEVGEQRSLFIEDPDGNAIEFKAMLEEGNLFKKG; translated from the coding sequence ATGGACGGCCGCTTCCACCTCGCCATCGCCACCACCGACCTGAAACGCATGAAGGCCTTTTATGGCAGCTTCCTCGGCCTGAAGGAGGGACGAAGCGCCGCCACCTGGGTGGACTACGACTTCTTCGGGCACCAACTCACCATCCAGGAGGTGCCCCTTACCTACCGCACGGCGCGGGTGTACAATCCGCAGAGCAGCGTGCCCAGCAACCATTGGGGCGTGGTGCTCAACATCGCCGATTGGCGGCGCTTGCGCGACAAGGTGAAGAAGCTGGGCATCGCCTTCCTGATCGAGCCCAACACGGTGATGAAGGGTGAAGTGGGCGAACAGCGCAGCCTCTTCATCGAGGATCCCGATGGCAACGCCATCGAGTTCAAGGCGATGCTGGAGGAGGGGAATCTGTTCAAGAAAGGCTAG
- a CDS encoding T9SS type A sorting domain-containing protein, which translates to MLLGLHPLWLHAQGEWSLIFDPVPSKVAVYDALELPSGRFVLSLVSHTSNMFLGAPITRTWVVGVSETGGQEGLSELTSGMDRSVWVPQLVQHADDKLTALAMTWYHPTLSAYDITRYTLGLDGALLGATSFVLDDDSERIWIRNVSLLDGGELYVAGGLVVEGSTVPNRLLLVRIDSDGPEFQASVQGSGPGIRIGHHALSVDGTVLASIEGGGPDIGPSGFAKYLRFDDNFNVVGGFAMTSLSGTGNLVPPDSVLKDCMYMTLLEGDTIISSGRYNPISSGMRAALIRLAPDGAYAGMFLPSGAFFQEGPAGIQGHDLTPDGKLLFARIENFFTGPPNYEVGVAPSRVRVYRLDTLLNVECEFLLDGFEDNAYYYLMRIKAASDGGALLMGSRRDLNTMEQPRGWIMKLGPDQCYTGLGEHPVYGESQLYPNPGSDGFTLLLNGPVLRRGRLLLYDAQGREVAEYPINQSVAQVDARHLSSGMYLYRVLDPTGVPVDAGRWIKE; encoded by the coding sequence ATGTTGTTGGGCCTCCACCCGTTGTGGCTCCACGCCCAAGGGGAATGGTCGCTGATTTTCGATCCAGTACCGTCGAAGGTGGCGGTCTATGACGCTTTGGAATTGCCGAGTGGAAGGTTCGTGCTCTCTTTGGTATCCCATACTTCCAACATGTTCTTAGGCGCACCGATCACCCGTACATGGGTAGTTGGCGTTTCTGAGACAGGCGGTCAAGAAGGTCTGTCAGAGTTGACGAGCGGTATGGACAGGTCCGTTTGGGTGCCGCAACTCGTTCAGCACGCGGATGACAAGTTGACGGCTTTGGCAATGACCTGGTACCATCCAACTCTTTCCGCCTATGACATCACCCGGTACACCCTGGGCCTGGATGGCGCTTTGCTCGGTGCAACAAGTTTTGTCTTGGATGATGACAGCGAAAGGATATGGATCAGGAACGTCTCTTTGTTGGATGGCGGTGAATTGTATGTCGCAGGGGGATTGGTGGTGGAAGGAAGTACCGTCCCCAATCGATTATTGTTGGTGAGAATAGACTCGGATGGACCCGAATTCCAAGCGAGCGTTCAAGGCAGCGGGCCGGGTATCAGGATCGGCCACCATGCACTCTCTGTGGATGGTACCGTATTGGCCTCGATTGAAGGAGGGGGCCCAGACATCGGTCCAAGTGGGTTCGCGAAGTATCTCCGGTTCGATGACAACTTCAATGTTGTGGGTGGCTTCGCGATGACCTCCTTGAGTGGAACAGGGAATTTGGTGCCACCTGACAGCGTATTGAAGGATTGCATGTACATGACCCTCTTGGAGGGGGACACGATCATTTCGTCTGGCAGGTATAACCCTATTTCATCGGGTATGCGAGCCGCATTGATACGATTGGCTCCAGATGGTGCATATGCGGGCATGTTCTTGCCCAGCGGAGCGTTCTTTCAAGAAGGGCCTGCGGGTATACAAGGTCATGATCTGACGCCCGATGGCAAGCTGCTATTTGCGAGGATCGAGAATTTCTTTACCGGTCCACCCAACTATGAAGTTGGTGTGGCCCCTTCCCGTGTAAGGGTCTATCGCTTGGACACCTTGCTCAATGTGGAATGCGAGTTCCTGCTGGACGGCTTCGAGGACAATGCCTACTATTACCTCATGCGCATCAAAGCAGCCAGCGATGGTGGTGCCTTGCTCATGGGTTCACGCCGCGATCTGAACACCATGGAGCAGCCCCGGGGCTGGATCATGAAACTGGGTCCCGACCAGTGCTACACGGGCCTTGGGGAACATCCCGTGTACGGGGAGTCGCAGTTGTATCCGAATCCTGGCTCGGACGGATTCACGCTGCTGTTGAATGGACCGGTGCTTCGTCGCGGACGCTTGCTGCTTTATGATGCCCAAGGTCGGGAAGTGGCCGAATATCCCATCAACCAAAGCGTGGCCCAAGTGGATGCCCGGCATCTGTCTTCGGGAATGTACCTCTACCGTGTGCTGGATCCAACTGGCGTCCCTGTCGACGCGGGGCGCTGGATCAAGGAGTAG
- a CDS encoding LexA family transcriptional regulator has product MANPLFGPNIKLLRQRRGRSQEEVAAGLDIKRSSYSGYENGSAEPPFDLLIRISEYYKVNIDRLLKDDLTALGESQLGILERGGDVDLSGRRLRVLATTVNSEDRENVELVPEKAKAGYAAGYADPEYISILPTFQMPFLSRDRKYRTFQISGDSMPPVSDGSWVTGEYVQNWQTIRDGQPYIVVTKDEGIVFKVLYNQLKEKGNLLLCSTNPLYAPYEVAVGSILEIWKFVHFISAELPEPNMSRDELARSVVELRKEVGQLRLAMEQQGRLAF; this is encoded by the coding sequence ATGGCCAACCCCCTCTTCGGTCCCAACATCAAGCTTCTCCGCCAGCGCCGTGGGCGTTCGCAAGAGGAGGTCGCCGCAGGCCTGGACATCAAGCGCTCCAGCTACAGCGGCTACGAGAACGGCAGCGCCGAACCGCCCTTCGACCTGCTCATCCGCATCAGCGAGTACTACAAGGTCAACATCGATCGCCTGCTGAAGGACGACCTGACAGCCCTGGGCGAAAGCCAGCTCGGCATTCTGGAGCGTGGCGGCGATGTGGACCTCAGCGGCCGCCGCCTGCGCGTGCTGGCCACCACCGTCAACAGTGAGGACCGCGAGAACGTGGAACTGGTGCCCGAGAAGGCCAAGGCCGGATACGCCGCCGGCTATGCCGATCCGGAGTACATCAGCATCCTGCCCACCTTCCAGATGCCCTTCCTCAGCCGCGACCGGAAGTACCGCACCTTCCAGATCAGCGGCGACAGCATGCCGCCCGTGAGCGATGGCTCCTGGGTCACGGGCGAGTACGTGCAGAACTGGCAGACCATCCGCGACGGCCAGCCCTACATCGTGGTCACCAAGGACGAGGGCATCGTCTTCAAGGTGCTCTACAACCAGCTCAAGGAGAAGGGCAACCTGCTGCTGTGCAGCACCAATCCGCTCTACGCGCCCTATGAGGTGGCCGTGGGCAGCATCCTGGAGATCTGGAAGTTCGTGCACTTCATCAGCGCCGAACTGCCCGAGCCCAACATGAGCCGCGACGAACTGGCCCGCAGCGTGGTGGAGCTGCGCAAGGAAGTGGGCCAGCTGCGCCTGGCCATGGAGCAGCAGGGGAGGCTGGCGTTCTGA
- a CDS encoding ORF6N domain-containing protein: MNAAPDTLLQEPPARYTAVAPPDAAITGRIHVIRGQKVMLDRDLAELYGVETKHLKRQVRRNSTRFPEDFMFELTREEFDDWRGQFVTSNSGDWMGLRYAPMAFTEQGVAMLSSVLNSEQAILVNIHIMRVFTRMREVLLTQQELLRKLEQLETRADGHDVDIAAILRALRELTERPAPPRRPLGYKRNDP; the protein is encoded by the coding sequence ATGAACGCCGCCCCGGATACTCTGCTCCAGGAGCCGCCCGCCCGCTACACCGCCGTGGCCCCGCCCGATGCCGCCATCACCGGCCGCATCCATGTGATCCGTGGCCAGAAGGTGATGCTGGACCGCGACCTCGCCGAGCTCTACGGTGTGGAGACCAAACACCTCAAGCGCCAGGTGCGGCGCAACAGCACCCGCTTCCCGGAGGACTTCATGTTCGAGCTGACCAGGGAGGAGTTCGATGATTGGAGGGGCCAATTTGTCACCTCCAATTCCGGTGACTGGATGGGGTTGCGTTATGCACCCATGGCCTTCACCGAGCAAGGTGTGGCCATGCTCTCCAGCGTGCTGAACAGTGAGCAGGCCATCTTGGTCAACATCCACATCATGCGCGTCTTCACGCGGATGCGCGAAGTGCTGCTCACCCAACAGGAACTTCTTCGCAAGCTGGAGCAGCTGGAGACCCGTGCCGATGGCCACGATGTGGACATCGCCGCCATCCTGCGCGCCCTTCGTGAGCTCACCGAGCGGCCCGCACCACCGCGCCGCCCCCTCGGCTACAAGCGCAACGACCCATGA
- a CDS encoding ORF6N domain-containing protein: MGTLAVNILRKSPHTDLLPLEHLVVAEPPADYGIPVPTDEQLLGQLHVIRGQRVMLDRDLAELYGVEVRVLKQAVRRNMDRFPETFMFELTLEEDHALRSQIVTLKQGEHGKYPPFAFTEHGILMLANVLRSERAIAVSIRIIDLFVRMREVMLAHKDILLRLEQLERRVGEHGAGIQVLFDYLKQLLAPPSEPRKRIGFKPDEA; this comes from the coding sequence ATGGGAACCCTGGCAGTCAACATCCTCCGCAAGTCCCCCCACACGGACCTCCTGCCCTTGGAGCATCTGGTAGTGGCGGAACCACCAGCCGATTACGGCATCCCGGTGCCCACCGATGAGCAACTCCTCGGCCAGCTCCATGTCATCCGCGGCCAGCGCGTCATGCTGGACCGCGACCTCGCCGAACTCTATGGTGTGGAAGTGCGTGTGCTCAAGCAGGCCGTGCGCCGCAACATGGACCGCTTCCCCGAGACCTTCATGTTCGAGCTCACCTTGGAGGAGGACCACGCTTTAAGATCACAAATTGTGACCTTAAAGCAGGGCGAGCACGGCAAGTACCCGCCCTTCGCCTTCACCGAGCATGGCATCCTCATGCTGGCCAACGTGCTCCGCAGCGAGCGGGCCATCGCCGTCAGCATCCGCATCATCGACCTCTTCGTGCGCATGCGCGAGGTGATGCTCGCCCACAAGGACATCCTCCTGCGCCTGGAGCAACTGGAGCGCAGGGTGGGGGAGCACGGCGCCGGCATCCAGGTGCTCTTCGACTACCTCAAGCAACTACTGGCCCCACCCTCCGAGCCGCGCAAGCGCATCGGCTTCAAACCCGACGAAGCATGA
- the dinB gene encoding DNA polymerase IV: MERTILHLDLNTFFVSVERLREPKLNGRPVLIGADSDRGVVASCSYEARAFGVRSAMPMKMAKQLCPEAIILRGDSGAYLKKSDEVTEIIRANVPLFEKSSVDEFYVDLSGTDKFHGSRKLAVELRQKIIKDSGLPNSFGLSINKTVSKVATGEAKQGAGEWYVERGTEKPFLAPMPIERIPGVGEKTAHLLRSMGVAKIHTLQELQVDLMQRLLGEHGPVLWRKANGIDDSPVIAWHERKSISTERTFERDTIDVVKLKGLLTAMAESLAFQLRKGDKLTSCIAVKIRYADFNTHTKQIRIGYTACDHIILPAVHDLFRALYDRRQRIRLIGVRFSHLVGGGHQMDAFTDTQEAMNLYQAMDKIRKRFGDRTVMRAAGMDAKSIGRMDNPFDGQAPVLLANRRS, translated from the coding sequence ATGGAACGCACCATCCTACATCTGGACCTCAACACCTTCTTCGTTTCGGTGGAGCGCCTGCGCGAGCCGAAGCTGAACGGCCGACCGGTGTTGATCGGTGCCGATAGCGACCGCGGGGTGGTGGCCAGCTGCAGCTACGAGGCGCGGGCCTTCGGGGTGCGCAGCGCGATGCCGATGAAGATGGCCAAGCAGCTATGCCCGGAGGCGATCATCCTGCGGGGCGATAGTGGCGCGTACCTGAAGAAGAGCGATGAGGTGACGGAGATCATCCGCGCGAACGTGCCGCTGTTCGAGAAGAGCAGCGTGGACGAGTTCTACGTGGACCTGAGCGGTACCGATAAGTTCCACGGCAGTCGCAAGCTGGCGGTGGAGCTGCGGCAGAAGATCATCAAGGACAGCGGGCTGCCGAATTCGTTCGGGCTTAGCATCAATAAGACGGTGAGCAAGGTGGCCACCGGTGAGGCGAAACAAGGCGCGGGTGAATGGTATGTGGAGCGCGGCACGGAGAAACCCTTCCTGGCGCCGATGCCCATTGAGCGGATCCCCGGCGTGGGCGAGAAGACGGCGCACCTGTTGCGCAGCATGGGCGTGGCGAAGATCCATACGTTGCAGGAGCTGCAGGTGGACCTGATGCAGCGGTTGTTGGGCGAGCACGGCCCTGTGCTGTGGCGCAAGGCGAACGGTATTGATGATAGTCCGGTGATCGCGTGGCACGAGCGCAAGAGCATAAGCACCGAACGCACTTTTGAGCGCGACACGATCGATGTGGTGAAACTGAAAGGGCTGCTCACCGCCATGGCCGAGAGCCTCGCCTTCCAACTGCGCAAGGGCGACAAGCTCACCAGTTGCATCGCGGTGAAGATCCGTTATGCCGATTTCAATACGCACACCAAACAGATCCGCATCGGTTACACGGCCTGCGACCACATCATACTACCCGCGGTACACGACCTGTTCCGCGCGCTGTACGACCGGCGCCAACGGATCCGCTTGATCGGCGTGCGCTTCAGTCACCTGGTGGGCGGTGGGCACCAGATGGATGCCTTCACCGATACACAGGAGGCCATGAACCTGTACCAAGCGATGGACAAGATCCGCAAGCGTTTCGGCGACCGCACCGTGATGCGCGCGGCGGGTATGGATGCGAAGAGCATCGGGCGGATGGACAATCCGTTCGATGGGCAGGCGCCGGTGTTGTTGGCGAACAGGAGGAGCTAG
- a CDS encoding four helix bundle suffix domain-containing protein, which yields MGKPTPESPSILQPSGGYEKLVSYQVAKLLYAVTVRFVDRYIPAGSRTADQMEQAARSGERNIGEGSKISATTKKLELNLTSVARASIDELRKDYEAYLEHRKLPLWVPMDPRRKELSNARCKDADEVARWIQMVWLREKDERLQAVEGPRTARTPRTVKDRAYAELSANVGQTLCKIAIHLLDKQVNSQARAFEKEGGFSERLHKVRSEAKRQQQAKSGA from the coding sequence ATGGGAAAGCCTACTCCAGAAAGCCCCAGCATCCTTCAACCCAGCGGCGGCTACGAGAAATTGGTGAGCTACCAAGTGGCCAAACTGCTCTACGCGGTGACCGTGCGTTTTGTGGACCGCTACATCCCGGCGGGCAGCCGCACGGCGGACCAGATGGAACAGGCTGCGCGCAGCGGTGAGCGCAACATTGGCGAAGGAAGTAAGATCAGCGCCACCACCAAGAAATTGGAACTGAACCTGACCAGTGTGGCACGTGCCAGCATCGACGAATTACGAAAGGATTACGAGGCGTATTTGGAGCACCGCAAACTGCCGCTGTGGGTGCCCATGGACCCGCGCCGAAAAGAGTTGAGCAACGCGCGCTGCAAAGATGCCGACGAGGTGGCCCGATGGATACAGATGGTGTGGCTGCGCGAAAAAGACGAACGCCTACAAGCGGTTGAAGGACCACGGACCGCACGCACGCCACGCACCGTGAAGGACCGTGCATACGCCGAACTGAGCGCGAACGTGGGACAGACACTGTGTAAGATCGCCATACACCTCCTGGACAAGCAAGTGAACAGCCAGGCCAGGGCCTTTGAGAAAGAGGGTGGATTCAGCGAACGGTTGCACAAGGTGCGCAGCGAGGCGAAGAGGCAGCAGCAGGCGAAAAGCGGGGCATAA
- a CDS encoding helix-turn-helix transcriptional regulator produces the protein MPTTPWAKKLRQLRAVHNYTQDYVAKELGIRQNSYSLYETGTTEPTEERLAQIAAIYSMSLDELKEWQPGAVNQSHNNVANAYTTIEHQHAFDKVVLQELLVRLDRRSEESERLNAELIQMNQRLMGILERLGLDR, from the coding sequence ATGCCGACCACCCCTTGGGCCAAGAAGCTGCGCCAACTCCGGGCCGTACACAACTACACCCAGGACTATGTGGCCAAGGAGCTCGGAATCCGCCAGAACAGCTACAGTCTTTATGAGACCGGCACGACCGAGCCCACTGAAGAACGGCTCGCACAGATCGCAGCCATCTACAGCATGTCACTGGACGAGCTGAAGGAGTGGCAACCGGGAGCTGTCAACCAGTCACACAACAATGTGGCGAACGCATATACGACCATTGAGCATCAGCACGCATTCGATAAGGTTGTCCTGCAAGAATTGCTGGTACGATTGGACAGGCGTTCTGAGGAATCCGAACGGCTGAATGCTGAGCTAATCCAAATGAACCAACGCTTGATGGGAATTCTTGAGCGCTTGGGCTTGGACCGATAG
- a CDS encoding restriction endonuclease: MAGQGAKKGIFITTSSFTKEAREYQPRNETKIVLLDGEELTQLMIDHDLGVTTQRTYAVKRIDSDFFGDE; this comes from the coding sequence CTGGCCGGGCAGGGCGCCAAGAAGGGCATCTTCATCACCACCTCTTCCTTCACCAAGGAGGCGCGTGAGTACCAGCCCCGCAACGAGACCAAGATCGTCCTGCTCGACGGTGAAGAACTCACCCAACTGATGATCGACCACGACCTCGGTGTCACCACCCAGCGCACCTATGCAGTAAAGCGCATCGACAGCGACTTCTTCGGGGATGAGTGA
- a CDS encoding DUF433 domain-containing protein, with translation MDYYKLITIDPERRSGKPCIRDTRMTVGDVLGYLASGMTPEAIVAEFPNITDEDIRACLAFAADREKRIVVVTPAA, from the coding sequence ATGGACTACTATAAACTCATCACCATCGATCCCGAGCGGCGCAGCGGCAAGCCGTGCATCCGCGACACGCGCATGACCGTGGGTGACGTGCTGGGCTACCTGGCCAGCGGTATGACACCCGAGGCGATCGTGGCCGAGTTCCCCAATATCACCGATGAGGACATCCGGGCCTGCCTGGCTTTCGCGGCCGACCGCGAGAAGCGCATCGTGGTCGTCACGCCGGCCGCATGA
- a CDS encoding DUF5615 family PIN-like protein: MKFLVDQNLPPRLAQVLNGRFPGSSHVIPLRMDRARDLQIWRNAKEQGYALLTRDDDFHQLSMLHGAPPKVVFLANAEGDAADLARFVAEQLDTIARFMEDPESSLLLIRRP; encoded by the coding sequence ATGAAATTCCTGGTCGATCAGAACCTACCTCCACGCCTCGCGCAGGTGCTCAACGGTCGCTTTCCAGGATCCAGCCATGTGATCCCGCTTCGCATGGACCGTGCGCGCGATCTTCAGATATGGCGCAATGCGAAAGAGCAAGGGTATGCTCTGCTCACCCGTGATGACGACTTCCACCAATTGAGCATGCTGCATGGTGCTCCACCAAAGGTGGTTTTCCTGGCCAATGCAGAAGGCGATGCAGCGGACCTTGCGCGCTTCGTGGCTGAGCAACTGGATACCATCGCGCGGTTCATGGAAGATCCGGAGAGCAGCCTCTTGCTCATCAGAAGACCTTGA